In Citrus sinensis cultivar Valencia sweet orange chromosome 3, DVS_A1.0, whole genome shotgun sequence, the sequence GCATTTGAAACAAGTCCTcgtaaaaaaaattcatctttctttactttatttgttatttgattttttatgcttttctCGGTTAATGAAGGTCCATGAATAAGGATACTGACGAGTTTGGTACTCCTCTTGATGAGGACACGGATAGTAGACTTCAAACATCAAATGAATTGGACTTGAATGTGGAGCAAGATAGTCGCAGCCCAAAAGTAATTCCTGCAACTTTGCCTACTCTTTCCTCAAAAGAAGATGCTAACCCAAATGGGATACTGAAAATTGGCACACAGTTTGAATCAGATGAGCATGCTTACAgattttataacaaatatgCCAGAGTGCTTGGTTTTAGTGTTCGAAAAGATTGGGCAAATAGGAGTAAGGTACATGGTCAGGTGGTATCTAGAAAGTTTACTTGCTCTAGAGAAGGATATCGGCGGAAGGATAGAAGAGACATGAATGTGAAGAAGCATCGCAAGGAAACACGAACTGGTTGCTTGGCACATATGATTATCACTCGCCAACCCGATGGTAAATACCGGGTCACGCATTTTGAAGCAAATCACAATCATGACAATATAGACCCAAATAATGATCAAATTGTACAATTGCAGAAAGAATTATCCAGTGCTCAAGCTGCTGAAGCCGACTTGCCTGATAATTTGGACTTGCAGTCTCGCGCAGATTTTGAACTGATGAGTGGAAGATTTGAAGTACGAGATGCTCTTGATTATCTTGCCATGGATTATGACTTTTACCTTCGGTCTGAAAGGGTGAGGGAGATGAAGGAGGGAGAGGCAGGACGTCTTTTGTGTTATTTCCAGAGGCAGCACATTGAAAATCCACCATTCTTTTACTCGATGCAGCTCGATATTGACGATAAAGTAAGCAACATATTTTGGGCCGATGACAATATGGTTGCAGCCTATGATCATTTTGGTGATGTGGTCTGTTTGGATACAACCTGTCGGACAAACAGAGATTTTCAGCCATTTGTGCAGTTTGTAGGAGTGAATCATCATAATCAAGCTGTGACATTTGCTGCTGCGTTTTTATTTGATGACACCACTGAATCACTCAAGTGGCTACTTCGTGCATTCCTAGAGGCAATGTTTGGAAAGAAGCCAAAGGTCATTCTCACAGATCAAGATGCAACCGTTGTTGAGGCAATCAGTTCTGTCTTACCAGAAACAGATCATCGTATATGTCTATGGCAGATGTACCAAAATACACTCAGGCACCTTAGTCATTTAGTGAAGGATATTAAAGCTTTTGCCACTAGTTTTAGAAGCTGCATTTATGATCAAAAGGATGAGGAGGTTTTTATTCAAGAATGGGAGGCTTTACTTGGCAGTTATGGCCTTCAGCAAAATGACTGGTTGAAATGGATGttaagagaaagagagaagtgGGCCGTTGTATATGGAAGGAACACATATTTCCTTGACACGAAAGGTTCCCATGTGGTCGAGAGTTTATCtaataagttaaaaagttgTCTAAGCTCTGACCAAGATATGCTTCATGCTTTCAAGCATTTGGAGAGGGTGGTTGATGAGCAGCGCTACAAAGAATTTATAGCCACTGatgaaatgggtagaagcacaCCAAGGATAATGGCGAATGTGATTATGTTAAAGCACGCAAGTGAAGTTTACACAACGAAGGCATTTGAACTATTTCAGCGAGAATATGAAAAGTGTTTAAACGTGATTGTTAACCGGTGCTGTCAGAATGGATCGTTGTCCGAATTCAAAGTTAGCACATTTGGGCAGTCTA encodes:
- the LOC127901362 gene encoding protein FAR1-RELATED SEQUENCE 5-like isoform X1, whose product is MPRSMNKDTDEFGTPLDEDTDSRLQTSNELDLNVEQDSRSPKVIPATLPTLSSKEDANPNGILKIGTQFESDEHAYRFYNKYARVLGFSVRKDWANRSKVHGQVVSRKFTCSREGYRRKDRRDMNVKKHRKETRTGCLAHMIITRQPDGKYRVTHFEANHNHDNIDPNNDQIVQLQKELSSAQAAEADLPDNLDLQSRADFELMSGRFEVRDALDYLAMDYDFYLRSERVREMKEGEAGRLLCYFQRQHIENPPFFYSMQLDIDDKVSNIFWADDNMVAAYDHFGDVVCLDTTCRTNRDFQPFVQFVGVNHHNQAVTFAAAFLFDDTTESLKWLLRAFLEAMFGKKPKVILTDQDATVVEAISSVLPETDHRICLWQMYQNTLRHLSHLVKDIKAFATSFRSCIYDQKDEEVFIQEWEALLGSYGLQQNDWLKWMLREREKWAVVYGRNTYFLDTKGSHVVESLSNKLKSCLSSDQDMLHAFKHLERVVDEQRYKEFIATDEMGRSTPRIMANVIMLKHASEVYTTKAFELFQREYEKCLNVIVNRCCQNGSLSEFKVSTFGQSREYRVTFNSSDNTVFCDCMKFEYVGFLCSHALKVLDQRNIKVVPSQYFLKRWTKEARIGCTRDTSQFIEHENSKLVAARRYKDLCSRMLNISASAADSEEAFLFASRQLEEVIEGVEKILTSKPEEVQGITSSSTGANASESEHAEVCLDENTVEDQNEVGRAKWTKENKSCVPHRRKLKNIHGRSSKSRRVQNIQAQSPNTVNCISNPPPAFVSPQAPTMESLYNLEANQVVQCMYGQPDLLVDQQPNTDLYQQPNFFSDQHDSPGQTQLLEETLIRSTYHDSVPISTHLRQDLSYCRQWNLICSHPPFCSVITVADTERLTLRISNPNNKEESCLYFALYGSRLTNFLNLNGMNTRRQSTRFCVKLHKTVRNYTRSPVGACASLCMCVCVRAHTYTHACTRVRVRVFWLLIF
- the LOC127901362 gene encoding protein FAR1-RELATED SEQUENCE 5-like isoform X2, translated to MNKDTDEFGTPLDEDTDSRLQTSNELDLNVEQDSRSPKVIPATLPTLSSKEDANPNGILKIGTQFESDEHAYRFYNKYARVLGFSVRKDWANRSKVHGQVVSRKFTCSREGYRRKDRRDMNVKKHRKETRTGCLAHMIITRQPDGKYRVTHFEANHNHDNIDPNNDQIVQLQKELSSAQAAEADLPDNLDLQSRADFELMSGRFEVRDALDYLAMDYDFYLRSERVREMKEGEAGRLLCYFQRQHIENPPFFYSMQLDIDDKVSNIFWADDNMVAAYDHFGDVVCLDTTCRTNRDFQPFVQFVGVNHHNQAVTFAAAFLFDDTTESLKWLLRAFLEAMFGKKPKVILTDQDATVVEAISSVLPETDHRICLWQMYQNTLRHLSHLVKDIKAFATSFRSCIYDQKDEEVFIQEWEALLGSYGLQQNDWLKWMLREREKWAVVYGRNTYFLDTKGSHVVESLSNKLKSCLSSDQDMLHAFKHLERVVDEQRYKEFIATDEMGRSTPRIMANVIMLKHASEVYTTKAFELFQREYEKCLNVIVNRCCQNGSLSEFKVSTFGQSREYRVTFNSSDNTVFCDCMKFEYVGFLCSHALKVLDQRNIKVVPSQYFLKRWTKEARIGCTRDTSQFIEHENSKLVAARRYKDLCSRMLNISASAADSEEAFLFASRQLEEVIEGVEKILTSKPEEVQGITSSSTGANASESEHAEVCLDENTVEDQNEVGRAKWTKENKSCVPHRRKLKNIHGRSSKSRRVQNIQAQSPNTVNCISNPPPAFVSPQAPTMESLYNLEANQVVQCMYGQPDLLVDQQPNTDLYQQPNFFSDQHDSPGQTQLLEETLIRSTYHDSVPISTHLRQDLSYCRQWNLICSHPPFCSVITVADTERLTLRISNPNNKEESCLYFALYGSRLTNFLNLNGMNTRRQSTRFCVKLHKTVRNYTRSPVGACASLCMCVCVRAHTYTHACTRVRVRVFWLLIF
- the LOC127901362 gene encoding protein FAR1-RELATED SEQUENCE 5-like isoform X3; amino-acid sequence: MPRSMNKDTDEFGTPLDEDTDSRLQTSNELDLNVEQDSRSPKVIPATLPTLSSKEDANPNGILKIGTQFESDEHAYRFYNKYARVLGFSVRKDWANRSKVHGQVVSRKFTCSREGYRRKDRRDMNVKKHRKETRTGCLAHMIITRQPDGKYRVTHFEANHNHDNIDPNNDQIVQLQKELSSAQAAEADLPDNLDLQSRADFELMSGRFEVRDALDYLAMDYDFYLRSERVREMKEGEAGRLLCYFQRQHIENPPFFYSMQLDIDDKVSNIFWADDNMVAAYDHFGDVVCLDTTCRTNRDFQPFVQFVGVNHHNQAVTFAAAFLFDDTTESLKWLLRAFLEAMFGKKPKVILTDQDATVVEAISSVLPETDHRICLWQMYQNTLRHLSHLVKDIKAFATSFRSCIYDQKDEEVFIQEWEALLGSYGLQQNDWLKWMLREREKWAVVYGRNTYFLDTKGSHVVESLSNKLKSCLSSDQDMLHAFKHLERVVDEQRYKEFIATDEMGRSTPRIMANVIMLKHASEVYTTKAFELFQREYEKCLNVIVNRCCQNGSLSEFKVSTFGQSREYRVTFNSSDNTVFCDCMKFEYVGFLCSHALKVLDQRNIKVVPSQYFLKRWTKEARIGCTRDTSQFIEHENSKLVAARRYKDLCSRMLNISASAADSEEAFLFASRQLEEVIEGVEKILTSKPEEVQGITSSSTGANASESEHAEVCLDENTVEDQNEVGRAKWTKENKSCVPHRRKLKNIHGRSSKSRRVQNIQAQSPNTVNCISNPPPAFVSPQAPTMESLYNLEANQVVQCMYGQPDLLVDQQPNTDLYQQPNFFSDQHDSPGQTQLLEETLIRSTYHDSVPISTHLRQAMELDLQSSSFLLCDHSCRYRASDPSYLEPK